In the genome of Hydra vulgaris chromosome 06, alternate assembly HydraT2T_AEP, the window GCGGTTTTCGAAGCATTTTACCAGCTGAGTTAAATGATTTTCTAAAAGAGGATGAACTTATATTTGACGATATTCAATCTTTATTAAGTGATAATAACGATGTTATTGTTTTCcagcttaataaaaaaagtttacacatACAATCAAAAATGTACAAACTTGGTGTTCCgttatttgttttagtaattttcAATGATTATTCATTTGTAGCTAACCATAATGGCACAACCTGTAATATTTCATCTTTAGCTGTAtacaaattaaagttaatgaaaacaaaatcagCTTTATTTGAAGcagttagatttttaaaaaataaagaaagtttgcTTCAGTCAAATATTCTATTCGAACACCTTAATGCTATGAGAAAAGTTAATGTTGGTGAAGTTTTATATACTTCAGATATTATATGTAGAGCATATGAGTATTTTGCTTTGCGACGAAGTTTATATGATTGTTTGTGTATTGACTACAAGTTGTCAAGTATAAGGACTTTAACACGATTGACTTCAAAAAAAAGCTCAATGGAGGACCTAAGTTtcataaatagtatttttatgaatttaaattcaTTGAAAAGAACTTCCATACTACTAATTGATGAGGTCTATGTCAAAGCTTCATTACTTTACCAAAGAGGTGCTTTGTTTGGTCAAGCAGTAAACTACCCTGAAAAGTtagctaaaacaattttatcatttatgatTAAATGTCTTTTTGGAGGTCCAGAATTTATATGTAGAGCTCAACCTGTTGCAAATCTTTCCTCTGAATTTCAGTTTGCTCAATGTCAACAAATTGTTGATAcgataaataatattaaaaataataagacaCTGGTAATAATTACTGATGGCAACCGTGTAAATCAAAGATTTTTGGAATGTTTAAAACAGTTGATAGTAAACTATGGTTAACAACAtcaggtatatattttttgtatgattATGTGCATCTCTTAAAATCTATACGAAACAATTGGTTGACAGAAAAGACTGACGAACTTCAAGTTTTGAACAATAAAGAACTGGCTTTGGCTAAGTGGAGTGATTtagaaactttatataaaattgagtgcaatattctttttaaactcTCTAAACTTACAGCTAAATCAGTTTATCCAAAACCAATAGAGAGACAATCTGTAAagttttgtttgtctgttttttgTGAAGAAGCTGCATTAAGAACGCATCCAGAGATTGAAAATAAAGCATTCGAAGGTACTGctgtatttattgaaaaaaaattttttttttcgaatgtTGTTAATGTCAAAGCACCTGGTGCTGGCATTTGGTTTAGAAATGAATTCTGCGGAGAAATCCACTCAGTTGGTGATCAACAGTTACAACTGCTACGAGATATTGCTGAACTGTCAAATTTTATGAATCCTACAGGTAAGCGTGAAAAACAGCTTACGCTAGATACTAGCAATGCAATAGCGCATTCATGTTATGGCTTTATTGATCTTGTAGAAACTTTGTTGAGTAATGGAGCAAAGTATGTCTTATTAGGTTGGTTTTCAACAGATCCACTTAAAAAAGCTTCTAAGCTTCGACAGGAATCTGGAGGTACTTACTTTATAAACGCTAAATctgtaattgaaaaaattaactgctAAATTGATGATACAACTTGACATTCCTGTTGATGGTATCGATGGTCATACTTGTGACATATGTTTTAGAGATATTTCTACTGATGAAAAAGAACTTCTGGATAATATACATGATCTTGAAAGCTCAGTTAATAAATCTACATTAGTGGCTATAGTTTACATAGCTGGCTATGTGCAAAAAagcgaaataaaaatttatgatgattctatcaattattattataaatatggaAGTTATCTGTATAGCCTAAACAGAGGCAGATTTGAAATTCCTTCTGATACTCTTTTCTAATGgtcaatattttgctttttttttcaaggtgcTACTGACCCTTTATGCAGAACATTTTGTGTTACTCAGTTTCAGTTCATTGCtgctaaatataaatttaaaatcacaaaaaaacaatgcagAGTATATTCTAATATTCTGCTAAAGAATTACTCACTAATTACCACTCCCAAAATACTAAAGCTATCATAATTTATGTGAAaattagttttgtaatttattatgctatttacttgttatgttttttattttctcattagCCTATATGTCTCTCAATATGTTtggatttgtaaatatttaccCTGTTGagatatattgataaaacttttttttgcttgattCAACTTTTGTtggtgtttttttattgttggtgatttttattgttatcatttttagcaaaaaaaattaaaaatacaattatctttctaatatatatatatatatatactttgttaTGGTTCTGCTTGTTATTGAtactatttaatattacataaatgttcttaatgaaatttgaaatacaaaaaatatgattatcttttaacaattttttggtttctttttatatttccGTCTTTActagaaattattattagaaaacatAGACTACCATTACACCCTacctaatataaaaatgtatcaaTATAAGTAAAAGTGAATGTTTAATCGGCCTTCAGTTTTTACGGCATTTTGCGCGATGTCAAGGCCTGTTATTATAGAAGGCCGTGTGTGTGACAAAAAAGTAAAGATACTTATGCATCCAGTAGCTATTGCGCCCAACGTCTACATTATTGAAAAAGaaggtttttacatttttgtttttgtttttttgtttaactacttATCCTAATTGATCACTTTTTTTCAGGATTCTCCCCATGGGTTCAATCTCATTACGCATAATATGTGTTCAATTATCCATAATACGTTAGTCATTGTAAGTGATAAATTAGGAAATAATTATTTGTGAAATATTGTAATCATTAATGACTTCAACCTggctaataattaaaattgctCGACTAATAAGGTTCCTTATTAAAAttgctctctctctctctctttctctctctgtatatatatatatatatataagttcttTTTCATCAGTAGAAATATCTCTAAAACATATGTCACAAGTATGACCATCGATACCATCAACAGGAATGTCAAGTTGTATCATCAATTTagcagttaattttttcaattacagATTTAGCGTTTATAAAGTAAGTACCTCCAGATTCCTGTCGAAGCTTAGAAGCTTTTTTAAGTGGATCTGTTGAAAACCAACCTAATAAGACATACTTTGCTCCATTACTCAACAAAGTTTCTACAAGATCAATAAAGCCATAACATGAATGCGCTATTGCATTGCTAGTATCTACCCAGAGGGCACGCGGACGTCCATAAGACGTCCATGGACGTCCGATATTGGACGAACGGACGTCCATTTTGGACGTCCATAAGACGTCCTATGGACGACTAAATGAAACGGCACTCGTCCGCCCATTTCGGACGTCTATTGACGTCCATGGACGTCTAAAATTGGACGAACGGAAGTCCATTTTAGACGTCCATAAGACGTCCTATAGACGACTAAATGAAACGGCATTCGCCCGTCCATTTTGGACAACTATGTCtataatttctaatattttagacGTCCATGGAcgtctaaaatatttttcaaaatatgtcTAACTAGATAGTCTAATTAGATATATCTGTGTGTCTAGGTAGAATTACATCTGTGACagagtataaatattattttaaaaactttgatcaGAATttcaaatgcttataaaaaggtgtgctaaaacaaaaacaactgaaatatgtaaaaagcatttactttcaaaagtaataaatttacaaagcaACAATTTTAAGTTGCTTCTTCTTCGTGAACGTCAGCATCGTTAACTATTTTTACTTTCGGCAACGCCTGCTTCAATAAATCGCCAACAAGGGCTTCGATAGTTGCGGCATCATAACCGGTTCTTTCAGATACTAAGCCttctaaacaaacaaaaaagtaaattacaattGTTAGTCTTCTGAACAAAGAAAtggtttttatataaacaattttttatttttatatgtaaatataaaaataactttttttttaattcaacttaGGAATGCATAATACAATCATTGCCTAACCTTTAATACACTTGTAATGTTGCGTAGCTGTAAACTTAAGCTTGCCCTTCAATCCATCTTTACTAAATAAGTTTTGGACTTGTGGCACCATTAACtggtttaaaacatttttgacagTTTTGCGTGCTGTTGCACCACCAATGGCTTTGATTTGAGTGATCTgagaaattgttaaattattaaatgtaataagttctAAAATCTAATATcgtaaaagttaaattttatattgcacCTTTACATTTTCACAAACACGATATACTAACGTTACAAGAAACATTACTTGAATAATCATCAGGAACATAATAGATTCCTGTTTCATTAGAGTTGACCACAAATAACATACAACTTTGTTGTATGTTATTTGTGGTCATCACCtgttttaatagtatatagaaTATACTCCTGAAAAGTTTAATGTTTATACCTTGTTTTTCATAGCACTAGAACTTGCTCTGAGAATTTCCTCTTCTTCATTAAAACACTTAATATCTTTATGTGGGATTGTAATTATGACACCCACATCAGTAGCACCACTTTTTGGTTGTGTTTCCATGTTGTCCAATCGctccataattttaatttgattttgctGCAACAATTCTAGTTTTATTAGCATGGCATACTGAAACtctaaatataaattctttatttgtattaaagcCAACaggaaaaaacatttataaaactaGAGGTAAAattagcttttaaaattttaaaagagaaagaTTATAAGAGCAGAGAAATAAAGATCATCACAAACCTTAATACCATGCAAAAACTTACGTTTATTTGTCATTTCCTTAAATGAAACACCACCATCACCTATCTTGAAAGATGTTGGATTTTTGTTAAAGTGGTACGATTCTAAATCCAATGATCGTTGGAAATCTTCATTTGGTCTTGGCTGTATTACACAGCCcactttactttttttccatGGAGATATAAGTGGCACACCCATTTGAATTGGTGATGAAGAACCAGATGGTGTGcactttaaaacattcaaatttgGACTTGGAACTCGTTCCTTTGGGTTGAGTATATTTGAaactataaaatcaaaaaaaatagaataaaaaattaaataatccCAGAACACACCAATTAAATACCCAACATATTAAAGCTCTATATACATTATTATCATAAATTGCATTGGtcttattttatcaattttttcttcttattataCTAATTTCTTCAAGGTCCAGGGGTAACTATTgtgtaatttttgttaaaaccttATCTCAAGCCTATAACTGTGAAAAAATAACCTTGCTGAACAAAGAAACTACACAAGCAAGTTTctgaaaatattaactttattacaaaatatataacagtatatcatctgacaaaaaaaaaatgcaaacagtttttaaatgaaccaaTAGATACACTTACCAGGACGATCATCATTTTCATCTtcagttaaaaagtttaacattgcCTGACATGTTTCATAACTTCCACACTCCAAAATAAATTCTAACAACATAAACTCTTGCCAGCCAGGTTCTGGACTAGCCCATTCAGATAAATAAACACCCACAGTTTTTTTTCCTCGTGGAGGATAGTATACTATACTTTCTTCTGCATTAACCCAGTGAGTAGGTACTACTGTCTTAGTGTCAATACCATCTTCTTTAATTGCAACAGTACTGTACAACCTacaattttagataattataaactaaatagCAAATAAGTCATAACAATTAAACTTACTATTTATTATGTACAATATATCAATGCAAAATTGTAACTCTTGtatattttgaattgttttgaggataaattttatgtttttgtaaaacataTATGATTCTAGAAATTAGCTtcatagttaaaaaatgtataaaccttcaataaatacataaaaaacaaaaaaatatgcaatttcaaaaattcacattatttaataaagatattacaactttgttatttttatatggaaTACACACACATTTTCTAAGTAAGTCATGCATGTTAATTGTTTGCATTGCTAGactacaatttttgtttttgatatagtatatattaagtATCTTAGATTCTACAAAGCTGTCAAAGAAATTGTTTAAACGATTCTTTTTGTAGATTTCACAAACTAATTGATCGTttggtaaaatgtttttaacaaaaacaacaaaatatttcgTCATGAAACAAGCATTCTTAGAAACatcaattttagttattaatttttctttacgTGGATCATCTAATTTATGTTCGCTTAAGCGTTTTGCAAGTTCTACTAAAGGATTTTGTTTACCTCGTgctaatctttttaattgttgcAAAAAATTCTCAAACTGGAAGCAAGAAATCTCATCCAAACTACTTTCAAAATGTTCAACATCATCTGTTATATGCAGAAGACAATGAACATTGTAGACACAAAATGTGTCACCAAAATGTTCATGAGCGTTTGACACAAAATACTCCAAGAGTTTTTTTGCATGGCTCAAATATGTTCTCCTAACATCATTATTCTCCTCACACAACATGCGGATTGCTAAAGATAAGCTGAGAAAATGTTTATACATCTTAGGATTGAGAATATCCTTTAAAACAACGATACCCacatatagtaaaaaagttCTTAGTTCTGTGGCTTTCCATCTATTGACATCTTCTAAAGATCTTGTTTGACGCACAAAATCTGATGGCAACTTCCCATTTAAATTAGTGAGTAAATGAGAAATCTCTTTTAAATAAGGTGTTGATAAACGACCATCAAATATTTGGGAATATGTACCTTTGTAGTAGTATAACATACGTCTCATAACACCTAAATTAACTAAGTGCATATAGTCTAGAGCAAAATCCTGAATCATGTCTAAACCTTCAATGTCAAACAGTGGAGTTCGTGTATGATTATGGCACCGACCATCTTTATCTTGTTGAGAGTATAATCCGACTTTTAAATCAGCATTGTTTCTATTTGCAATTGTTTCGTGACTTTTATCATAAACAATACGACCATGAACATAAAAACCACGCAAATTGCATCTCTCACATGCATAGTATCCTGAATGTTCAACTGTGCCTTTTAATAGTGCCCTAGCAGGAGCATCACATGTTATTGCaaacaaagaaatattaaagatcttACCAAATATTTCTTCTGGCTGTTTAAAAGTCCTTAACTCTTCTACAAAATCTTCTAATAATTCAGAAGCACGTGGCTTTATTTCACCACCATACAACCCAACAACAAAAGGTTTAAAATATCCAAATTGACAAAGTATAGGCCGAATTTGGTAGGCACTTGATTCAAAAATAGGTAAACCATCTACATTACATATAAGATTAATTTTAGAGTAGAAGTCTTGAACttgcaatatattttcaatacctttttttatgccaaaataaatgaaatttccATTATCAAAAGATGTTGTTTTCACAACTCTTCTTGTACACCAAAGTGTACTTGCATCTTTTGGTATTTCCTGGTGCCcatgacattttaaaatagttaataaatcaTTGGTACATTGCCTTGTGCAGTTGTGTTTTAAACTCcaaagttttatttgattttgaaaagtaACAAATGGTTCTTTTTCAATATCACTATTGTTAAAGACATACATTTCTTCCTGATCACCATCTTTAATATCTGTGAATCTCTCTATCTGACTTTTAATAATTGAATCAgaagaaaaaacatatttttgtagtACCCCATTACTAAATGTTGGCCTTAAGGCACTAGTTAAACTCGGATACACAACATTTTCTGCAGCAAAATTACATACAGATTCACTAACTGCACTCTGTAAGCCTTCAAAATCTGAACTTTTAAAACCTTCCTTTCGAATAAAAGATTGGGAAAATTCACAGACAGCTTTTTTAGAATTTCGCCAGTCTGTAAGTCGCtttcttctaaatttaaataatctattaatttaacttatacaaaaattataaataggtAAAAAGCAACTATATGGCTGCATCTTactaagttttatattttttatgttatatatggCTATAACACTATAATTATTTAAGTGTTaagtttcaaaacaaatttatatatatatttatattaaatatatatatatatattatatatatatatataaatatatatttatatatatttaatatatatatatatatatatatatatacatatatataagtatatatatatttatatatatttaatatatataatattaatatatatatatatatattaaataaatatatatatatatatatatatatatatatatatatatatatatatatatatatatatacatttatacacacatttatatacactgcagtttatatttataattagatacatgcataaattttaacaatatttttatatatttagtatatataactatatttaaatgtatattatatatttgaataCCAAAACATtgacatgaaaaaaaaaataaatttacttgaaatataaaatacattaaaaccCACGTACGTGggttttaatgtattttatatttcagtacgagtattttatatatatattatatattatatatatatattatatatatatatatattatatattttatatatatattatatattatatttcagtACGAGTATTTTATATACGAGTACGAGTACTCGTACCTTTGTATTTTCTTATCGatagaaacattttttctttttgttaatcTAAGCTTCGAAtccattataatataaaaatgcaaaatttaataacaccACTTGGAGATGATCTCAGTTTTAAAGAGAATCACTTTACTTTAAACACACGTGGGTTAAACTAAAATAGTTCGTTCGGCCGGATCAGAATCGACCAGTTTCGTCTTAATAGGTCTGTTTTAGACTTGGACGAACGGACGAACATTGGACGTCCTATGGACGTCTAAATAGGTCCGTTTTAGACGTGGACGAACGGACGAACTTAGTACGTCCTATGGACGTCCTTGGACGTCCTGTGCCCGCTGGGTAGCGTAAGCTGTTTTTCACGCTTACCTGTAGGATTCATAAAATTTGACAGTTCAGCAATATCTCGTAGCAGTTGTAACTGTTGATCACCAACTGAGTGGATTTCTCCGCAGAATTCATTTCTAAACCAAATGCCAGCACCAGGTGCTTTGACATTAACAacattcgaaaaaaaaaattttttttcaataaatacagCAGTACCTTCGAATGCTTTATTTTCAATCTCTGGATGCGTTCTTAATGCAGCTTCTTCAcaaaaaacagacaaacaaaactTTACAGATTGTCTCTCTATTGGTTTTGGATAAACTGATTTAGCTGTAAGTTTAGAgagtttaaaaagaatattgcactcaattttatataaagtttctaAATCACTCCACTTAGCCAAAGCCAGTTCTTTATTGTTCAAAACTTGAAGTTCGTCAGTCTTTTCTGTCAACCAATTGTTTCGTATAGATTTTAAGAGATGCACATaatcatacaaaaaatatatacctgaTGTTGTTAACCATAGTTTACTATCAACTGTTTTAAACATTCCAAAAATCTTTGATTTACACGGTTGCCATCAGTAATTATTACCAGtgtcttattatttttaatattatttatcgTATCAACAATTTGTTGACATTGAGCAAACTGAAATTCAGAGGAAAGATTTGCAACAGGTTGAGCTCTACATATAAATTCTGGACCTCCAAAAAGACATTTAatcataaatgataaaattgttttagctaACTTTTCAGGGTAGTTTACTGCTTGACCAAACAAAGCACCTCTTTGGTAAAGTAATGAAGCTTTGACATAGACCTCATCAATTAGTAGTATGGAAGTTCTTTTCAAtgaatttaaattcataaaaatactatttatgaAACTTAGGTCCTCCATTGAGCTTTTTTTTGAAGTCAATCGTGTTAAAGTCCTTATACTTGACAACTTGTAGTCAATACACAAACAATCATATAAACTTCGTCGCAAAGCAAAATACTCAT includes:
- the LOC136081916 gene encoding uncharacterized protein LOC136081916, producing the protein MDSKLRLTKRKNVSIDKKIQRLYSTVAIKEDGIDTKTVVPTHWVNAEESIVYYPPRGKKTVGVYLSEWASPEPGWQEFMLLEFILECGSYETCQAMLNFLTEDENDDRPVSNILNPKERVPSPNLNVLKCTPSGSSSPIQMGVPLISPWKKSKVGCVIQPRPNEDFQRSLDLESYHFNKNPTSFKIGDGGVSFKEMTNKQFQYAMLIKLELLQQNQIKIMERLDNMETQPKSGATDVGVIITIPHKDIKCFNEEEEILRASSSAMKNKITQIKAIGGATARKTVKNVLNQLMVPQVQNLFSKDGLKGKLKFTATQHYKCIKEGLVSERTGYDAATIEALVGDLLKQALPKVKIVNDADVHEEEAT